The following proteins are co-located in the Myroides profundi genome:
- a CDS encoding UvrD-helicase domain-containing protein, which produces MLDKPSFSIYNASAGSGKTHTLVKEYLKILLLDKQDDAYKKILAITFTNKAVAEMKTRVVSCLNAFSKEELDPKYGSIFNQVQEETELEEGFIRAKSGRIIRSIIHNYASFDISTIDKFTHKVIRSFAFDLELPMTFEVSLDSDELLQEAVDAVIAKAGVDSELTDLLIDFSIDKADNDKSWDITRELKEVGALLLNENNREEIALFSEHTLQDFVKVRDFLREEIKKITAESIVLGQSIMDLIESKGMDKTSFSGQYFVKHIENVIQDTVGTTKRYHEFDDIKIKKTAKDVELIEAFIPDFLKVLAQVYDLYSRRAFYTAFLKNLTPLSLLSTIGQEMDKIQEEQNILSITQFNAIIHNEIQNQPAPFIYERLGERYHHFFIDEFQDTSEMQWQNLVPLIDNALAGEDHTGTKGSLMIVGDPKQSIYRWRGGKAEQFIALSKDENPFANPDKQTVNLGRNYRSYAEVIQFNNRFFKDVSRNFINEDYKDLYENNSYQEVNSKAGGYVNIEFLQKDEGEEAEEKNMQYAQATLNTIQGVLEQGFDLKDIVILTRKRDHGVLLANYLTENGLEILSSDSLLINNASEVRLIINVLKFLKTERDLEAKMMMLYYVSGKQSDLTKKHDFIKAGLSFETELELEAWLVDHNVPISFEACRSKSLYDAVEAIVLAFLPDKSASSYVLYFLDLVLEKSLKNQFGISDFLEYWNTNYHKFSIPTPEGRNAVQIMTIHKSKGLEFPIVIFPFAEEDFTRPSRDKLWVNIETDKDQIMFPKALVDSKKEVVEYGEYAQLLYEKKEQEMLLDNVNVLYVALTRAEEQLYIISYKNVTSKGEFRNNLSKLFLEFLVTEGVYSDVDLVYGFGEKVKVSKSKEVITDEVNKMILPVKSVLDFEAIKIAQREALMWDSHNQKAIEYGNLVHKLMSFITDYRDVDAVVREGLEKGLIQEDAKERFKEIIQRIVSNPDLEIFFREDNIVFNERVIIGPYQRNTIPDRVVVRGRQAYILDYKTGKEEEKYKDQVKAYGQSLVEMGYEVVKMVLLYTGENLNIIHL; this is translated from the coding sequence ATGCTTGATAAGCCTTCATTCTCAATATATAACGCGTCTGCTGGGTCTGGAAAAACCCATACTTTAGTTAAGGAATATCTTAAGATTTTACTCCTTGATAAGCAAGATGACGCCTATAAAAAGATACTTGCTATTACTTTTACGAATAAAGCTGTAGCAGAAATGAAGACTCGTGTTGTATCTTGTCTAAATGCTTTTTCTAAAGAAGAACTAGATCCTAAATATGGAAGTATCTTTAATCAAGTACAAGAAGAAACAGAATTAGAGGAAGGATTTATAAGAGCGAAGTCAGGACGTATTATCAGAAGTATTATTCACAACTATGCTTCTTTTGATATCTCTACGATAGACAAGTTTACCCATAAGGTTATTCGCTCTTTTGCTTTTGATTTAGAACTGCCGATGACTTTTGAGGTTTCGTTAGATTCAGATGAATTGTTACAAGAGGCAGTGGACGCAGTAATCGCAAAAGCTGGTGTGGATAGTGAATTGACAGATTTGTTGATTGATTTTTCTATTGATAAAGCAGATAATGATAAGAGCTGGGATATCACGAGAGAACTTAAAGAAGTAGGAGCTTTACTATTAAATGAAAATAATAGAGAAGAAATAGCGTTGTTCTCTGAGCATACTTTACAAGACTTTGTAAAGGTGAGAGATTTTCTTCGCGAAGAGATTAAAAAGATTACAGCAGAGAGCATTGTTCTAGGGCAGAGTATAATGGACTTAATAGAGTCTAAAGGAATGGATAAAACTTCGTTCTCAGGACAGTATTTCGTCAAGCATATAGAGAATGTGATTCAAGATACTGTTGGTACAACTAAGCGTTATCACGAATTTGATGATATTAAAATAAAGAAGACTGCTAAAGATGTTGAGTTAATCGAAGCTTTTATACCAGATTTTCTAAAGGTGTTAGCGCAGGTATATGATTTGTATTCTCGTAGAGCTTTTTATACAGCATTCTTGAAAAACCTTACTCCTCTATCACTGTTAAGTACTATAGGACAAGAGATGGATAAGATTCAAGAAGAGCAGAATATATTGTCGATCACTCAGTTTAATGCGATTATTCACAATGAAATACAGAATCAACCAGCCCCATTTATTTATGAGCGTTTAGGAGAGCGATATCATCACTTTTTTATAGACGAGTTTCAGGATACATCAGAAATGCAATGGCAGAACTTGGTACCACTGATTGATAATGCATTAGCAGGAGAAGATCATACAGGAACTAAGGGAAGCCTGATGATAGTAGGTGACCCTAAACAGTCTATCTATAGATGGCGCGGAGGAAAGGCAGAACAATTTATCGCCTTGAGCAAGGATGAGAATCCCTTTGCTAATCCTGATAAACAGACTGTGAACCTTGGTCGTAATTATCGAAGTTATGCTGAGGTCATTCAATTTAATAATAGATTTTTTAAGGATGTCTCTCGTAACTTTATTAACGAGGATTATAAAGATCTATATGAGAATAATAGTTATCAAGAGGTTAATAGTAAAGCTGGTGGGTATGTAAATATTGAATTCTTACAAAAGGATGAAGGAGAAGAGGCTGAAGAGAAGAATATGCAATATGCGCAAGCTACGCTGAATACTATACAAGGTGTTTTAGAGCAGGGGTTTGATCTGAAAGATATTGTTATTCTAACACGTAAGAGAGATCACGGTGTGCTATTAGCAAATTACTTAACGGAGAATGGACTAGAGATACTTTCTTCTGATTCGTTATTGATTAACAATGCTAGTGAGGTAAGGTTAATCATTAATGTACTGAAGTTCTTAAAGACAGAGCGCGATCTAGAAGCAAAGATGATGATGCTGTACTATGTAAGTGGTAAGCAAAGTGATTTGACAAAGAAACACGACTTTATAAAAGCGGGACTTTCTTTTGAGACTGAGTTAGAATTAGAAGCTTGGTTAGTAGACCACAATGTGCCTATCTCATTTGAGGCTTGTCGCTCGAAGTCATTGTACGATGCTGTAGAGGCTATTGTTTTAGCTTTTTTACCAGATAAGAGTGCTAGTTCTTATGTTTTGTATTTCTTAGACTTGGTATTAGAAAAGTCTTTAAAGAATCAATTTGGGATTAGTGACTTCTTAGAGTATTGGAATACAAACTATCACAAGTTTAGCATACCGACACCTGAAGGTAGAAATGCTGTGCAGATTATGACGATACACAAATCTAAGGGGTTAGAATTTCCAATCGTTATATTTCCTTTTGCAGAAGAGGATTTCACACGCCCTAGTCGTGATAAACTATGGGTGAATATAGAGACGGATAAAGATCAGATAATGTTCCCCAAAGCTTTGGTTGACTCTAAGAAGGAAGTGGTGGAATATGGTGAGTATGCTCAACTTCTGTACGAGAAAAAAGAACAAGAGATGTTGCTGGATAATGTAAATGTTCTTTATGTAGCATTGACTAGAGCTGAAGAACAGTTATATATTATTAGTTATAAAAACGTAACAAGTAAGGGAGAGTTTAGAAATAATTTATCTAAACTATTCTTAGAGTTTTTAGTAACAGAAGGTGTTTATAGTGACGTAGATTTAGTCTATGGATTTGGAGAGAAGGTAAAGGTTTCTAAAAGTAAAGAGGTTATTACGGATGAAGTGAATAAAATGATTCTTCCTGTAAAGAGTGTATTGGATTTTGAAGCGATCAAAATTGCACAGAGGGAAGCTTTGATGTGGGATTCTCATAACCAAAAAGCGATAGAGTATGGTAACTTAGTCCATAAACTGATGTCGTTTATAACAGATTATCGCGATGTAGATGCTGTGGTAAGAGAAGGACTAGAAAAGGGATTGATACAGGAGGATGCAAAGGAGCGTTTTAAAGAAATTATTCAACGTATCGTGAGTAACCCTGATTTAGAGATTTTCTTTAGAGAAGATAATATTGTATTTAACGAACGAGTAATCATAGGGCCTTATCAGCGCAATACTATACCTGATAGAGTAGTGGTAAGAGGGAGACAGGCTTATATATTAGATTATAAAACAGGTAAAGAAGAAGAGAAATACAAAGACCAGGTGAAGGCTTATGGACAGTCTTTAGTGGAAATGGGTTATGAAGTCGTTAAAATGGTGTTGCTATATACAGGGGAGAACTTAAATATAATACATTTGTAG
- a CDS encoding superoxide dismutase codes for MAFELPKLPYAYDALEPHIDARTMEIHHTKHHNAYTTNLNAAIAGTALEGKTIEDILANLDMSNGAVRNNGGGFYNHNLFWTVMTPNGGGLPTGELADAINTAFGSFENFKDAFAKAGATQFGSGWAWLCVKDGKLEVCGTPNQDNPLMPGVACGGTPILGMDVWEHAYYLNYQNRRPDYINAFFNVINWAEVARRYAEAK; via the coding sequence ATGGCTTTCGAATTACCAAAATTACCATATGCATACGATGCATTGGAACCACATATTGATGCACGTACGATGGAAATCCACCATACAAAACATCATAATGCTTATACTACTAACTTAAACGCAGCTATCGCTGGAACAGCTTTAGAAGGAAAAACTATCGAAGATATCCTTGCTAACTTAGACATGTCTAATGGAGCTGTTCGTAACAACGGTGGTGGTTTCTATAACCACAACTTATTCTGGACAGTAATGACTCCTAACGGAGGTGGTTTACCTACAGGTGAGTTAGCTGACGCAATCAATACTGCTTTCGGATCTTTCGAAAACTTTAAAGATGCTTTCGCTAAAGCTGGTGCTACACAATTCGGGTCTGGATGGGCTTGGTTATGTGTTAAAGATGGTAAATTAGAAGTATGTGGTACTCCTAACCAAGACAACCCATTAATGCCTGGTGTTGCTTGTGGAGGAACTCCAATCTTAGGAATGGATGTTTGGGAACACGCTTATTACTTAAACTACCAAAACCGTCGTCCTGACTACATTAATGCTTTCTTTAATGTTATCAACTGGGCGGAAGTAGCAAGAAGATACGCAGAGGCAAAATAA
- the pyk gene encoding pyruvate kinase: MLAQKKTKIVATLGPASSTREVLHDMIKAGVNVFRINFSHADYKDVQEKVNIIRDLNKEFGYTTSILGDLQGPKLRVGVMSEDVIVNPGDVITFSTKEEFKGDAERVYMNYKKFPTDVNAGERILLDDGKLIFDVVETNGEDEVKTVVVQGGPLKSKKGVNLPMTKVSLPALTEKDIRDAIFACELQVDWIALSFVRTPEDLMDLQNLIKEHSDHKIPIIAKIEKPEAVKNIKKLVAYCDGLMVARGDLGVEIPAQEVPLIQKELVHVAKNARIPVIIATQMMETMISSLTPTRAEVNDVANSVMDGADAVMLSGETSVGAYPVQVIEKMTQIIQSVETSPLIKVPQSPPTIKTNRYITKNICYHAALMANDIEAKAICTLTNSGYTAFQISAWRPNSNILVFSSNRRIITQLNLLWGVQAFYYDKYVSTDETIEDINAMVKDKGLAETGDMVINLAAMPIIEKGMVNTLRISEVQ; encoded by the coding sequence ATGTTAGCACAAAAAAAGACGAAAATCGTAGCAACGTTAGGACCAGCATCTAGTACGAGAGAGGTATTACATGATATGATTAAAGCTGGTGTAAATGTTTTTAGAATCAACTTTTCACATGCTGATTATAAAGATGTTCAAGAGAAAGTAAATATAATCCGTGATCTAAATAAGGAATTTGGATATACTACTTCTATTTTAGGTGACTTACAAGGTCCTAAATTAAGAGTAGGTGTGATGTCTGAAGACGTTATCGTGAATCCTGGTGATGTGATTACATTCTCTACGAAAGAAGAGTTTAAAGGTGACGCAGAACGCGTATACATGAATTATAAAAAATTCCCAACTGACGTTAACGCAGGAGAGAGAATTTTATTAGACGATGGTAAACTTATCTTTGATGTAGTAGAAACTAATGGAGAAGATGAAGTAAAAACTGTAGTTGTACAAGGTGGACCACTTAAATCTAAAAAAGGGGTTAACTTACCAATGACGAAAGTATCATTACCAGCGTTAACGGAAAAAGATATTAGAGATGCTATTTTTGCTTGTGAGTTACAAGTAGACTGGATCGCATTATCTTTCGTTCGTACACCTGAAGATTTAATGGACTTACAGAACTTGATTAAAGAACATTCTGATCACAAGATTCCAATCATTGCTAAAATTGAAAAGCCTGAGGCAGTAAAGAATATTAAGAAGTTAGTAGCGTACTGTGATGGTCTAATGGTAGCACGTGGAGATCTAGGTGTTGAGATTCCTGCTCAAGAGGTTCCATTGATCCAAAAAGAATTAGTTCACGTAGCTAAGAATGCTAGAATCCCTGTAATCATCGCTACACAGATGATGGAGACGATGATTTCTAGTCTTACGCCTACTAGAGCTGAGGTAAATGACGTAGCAAACTCTGTAATGGACGGTGCTGATGCTGTAATGTTATCAGGAGAGACTTCTGTAGGAGCATACCCAGTACAAGTAATCGAGAAAATGACACAGATTATTCAAAGTGTTGAGACTTCTCCATTAATTAAAGTACCACAAAGTCCACCTACAATCAAAACAAATCGTTATATCACTAAAAATATTTGTTACCACGCTGCTTTAATGGCGAATGATATCGAAGCTAAGGCTATCTGTACATTGACAAATAGTGGTTATACAGCCTTCCAAATTTCGGCTTGGAGACCAAATAGTAATATATTAGTATTCTCATCTAATCGTCGTATTATTACTCAATTAAACTTGTTATGGGGAGTTCAGGCTTTCTACTACGATAAATATGTGAGCACTGATGAGACTATTGAGGATATCAATGCTATGGTAAAAGATAAAGGATTAGCAGAGACAGGAGATATGGTTATCAACTTAGCAGCTATGCCAATTATCGAAAAAGGTATGGTGAATACACTAAGAATATCTGAGGTACAATAA
- a CDS encoding IPExxxVDY family protein gives MGIIKYKLEDFDSEDYRLIAIHTSRKEDYKVVYFINSILEINLERSKRDVDIFTDVGHAFFSFYEYDDFDHHVYWKVVANKAFLIPESGLDSPLFVSANHPVTKQGYLLPELKSVDYLIKIEETDSQFEIGTIIDRLNSVKIISAAYEIKQEILKNKTNLIF, from the coding sequence ATGGGTATAATAAAATATAAGCTTGAAGACTTTGATAGTGAGGATTATCGCTTGATCGCTATACATACTTCCAGAAAAGAAGATTATAAAGTAGTGTATTTTATTAATTCAATACTTGAAATTAATCTAGAACGAAGTAAGAGGGATGTAGACATCTTTACAGATGTGGGACATGCTTTTTTTTCATTCTATGAATATGATGACTTCGATCATCATGTGTATTGGAAGGTGGTAGCGAATAAAGCTTTTTTAATACCTGAGTCAGGATTAGATTCTCCCTTATTTGTCTCAGCCAATCATCCAGTAACAAAACAAGGGTATTTATTGCCCGAATTAAAGTCAGTCGATTATTTGATTAAGATAGAAGAAACTGATAGTCAGTTTGAAATTGGTACAATCATTGATCGGTTGAATTCAGTAAAAATTATATCTGCAGCTTATGAGATAAAGCAAGAGATATTAAAAAATAAAACGAACTTAATTTTTTAA
- the rnc gene encoding ribonuclease III, producing MKKLLNRIFNNSRSFNNEDGNFCRKVTEIVGVKPVELSYYKIAFTHRSMNRCDEAGHPINYERLEFLGDAMLGSVIASYLFIEVPSGDEGYLTKMRSKIVSRENLNQLGKDLKLISHVESKMGNQQFGENIHGNLLEAIIGAIYLDRGYPACEKFIHEQLLSKVSDIQELETKITSYKSLLIEWCQKRKHTFKYDTFEEDTAEELKYFGVRLFIDDKLVAKARATSKKKAEEKASQRAYFAFQEQIKQ from the coding sequence ATGAAAAAGTTACTAAATAGAATATTCAATAATTCCCGTTCCTTCAATAATGAAGACGGGAATTTTTGTCGAAAGGTGACTGAGATAGTTGGTGTAAAACCTGTAGAGCTATCTTATTATAAAATTGCATTCACTCATCGATCAATGAATAGATGTGATGAAGCAGGTCATCCCATTAACTATGAACGCTTAGAGTTCTTAGGTGATGCAATGTTAGGGTCTGTTATTGCTTCTTATTTATTTATAGAAGTTCCGAGTGGAGATGAGGGCTATTTGACTAAAATGCGTTCTAAAATCGTTAGTCGAGAAAATCTGAATCAGTTAGGTAAAGATTTGAAACTAATCTCGCATGTAGAAAGCAAGATGGGCAATCAGCAGTTCGGAGAGAATATACATGGTAATTTATTAGAAGCCATTATAGGGGCTATTTATCTAGATAGAGGTTACCCTGCGTGTGAGAAGTTTATCCATGAACAACTATTGAGTAAGGTATCTGATATCCAAGAGTTGGAAACAAAGATAACTAGCTATAAGAGCTTGCTAATCGAATGGTGTCAGAAGAGAAAGCATACGTTTAAATACGATACTTTTGAAGAAGACACGGCAGAAGAATTAAAGTACTTCGGTGTACGTCTGTTTATAGACGATAAACTCGTAGCTAAAGCGAGAGCTACATCTAAAAAGAAAGCAGAAGAAAAGGCATCACAACGTGCATACTTCGCATTTCAAGAACAGATAAAGCAATAA
- the fabF gene encoding beta-ketoacyl-ACP synthase II produces the protein MKLKRVVVTGLGALTPIGNNIQEYWNNLINGVSGAAPITYFDATNFKTQFACEVKNFNVEDFIERKEARKMDRYAQYAMVSADEAIKDSGLNLETIDLDRAGVIWGSGIGGLETFQNEVTNFVEGNGIPKFNPFFIPKMIADLAGGHISMKYGLRGPNFTTVSACASSTNAIIDAFNYIRLGMADIFVTGGSEAAVTIAGIGGFNAMHALSTRNDDPKTASRPMDKDREGFVLGEGAGAIILEEYEHAVARGARIYCEIGGGGMSADAHHLTAPHPEGLGATNVMINCLKDAGLEAKDVDVLNMHGTSTPLGDIAESKAILNVFGEHAYEMNLNSTKSMTGHLLGAAGVIEAISVILSLEHGIVPPTINHFTDDEAIDSKLNFTFNKAQKRDVKVGMSNTFGFGGHNACVLVKKLEK, from the coding sequence ATGAAATTAAAGCGAGTTGTTGTAACCGGTTTAGGTGCCCTTACGCCAATTGGAAATAATATTCAAGAGTATTGGAACAACCTAATTAATGGAGTAAGCGGAGCTGCACCCATTACATATTTTGACGCTACCAATTTCAAAACTCAGTTTGCGTGCGAAGTAAAGAATTTTAACGTAGAGGATTTTATCGAGAGAAAAGAAGCACGTAAGATGGACCGTTATGCACAGTATGCTATGGTTAGTGCAGACGAGGCGATCAAAGATTCAGGATTAAATTTAGAGACTATTGATTTAGATAGAGCAGGAGTTATTTGGGGTTCAGGTATTGGAGGATTAGAAACATTCCAAAACGAGGTGACAAACTTTGTAGAAGGAAATGGAATACCAAAGTTCAATCCTTTCTTTATCCCTAAAATGATAGCGGATCTTGCTGGTGGACATATTTCTATGAAATACGGTCTGAGAGGACCTAACTTCACTACAGTGTCTGCATGTGCATCATCTACTAATGCTATTATCGATGCATTTAACTATATTCGTTTAGGTATGGCTGATATCTTCGTAACTGGAGGTTCTGAGGCTGCTGTAACGATAGCAGGTATCGGTGGATTTAATGCAATGCATGCACTATCTACTAGAAACGATGATCCTAAGACTGCGTCTAGACCAATGGACAAAGACAGAGAAGGATTCGTATTAGGAGAAGGAGCTGGAGCTATTATCTTAGAAGAATATGAACATGCTGTAGCACGTGGTGCTAGAATCTACTGTGAGATCGGTGGAGGAGGTATGTCAGCTGATGCTCACCACTTAACAGCGCCACATCCAGAAGGATTAGGAGCTACTAATGTGATGATCAACTGTCTTAAGGATGCTGGATTAGAGGCTAAAGACGTAGATGTGTTAAATATGCACGGTACTTCTACACCACTAGGAGATATCGCAGAATCTAAGGCTATTCTTAATGTATTCGGAGAGCATGCTTATGAGATGAACTTGAACTCGACTAAGTCGATGACAGGTCACTTATTAGGAGCTGCTGGTGTTATCGAGGCTATCTCTGTGATATTATCATTAGAGCACGGTATCGTTCCACCAACAATCAACCATTTTACAGATGATGAAGCGATAGATTCTAAGCTAAACTTCACGTTTAATAAAGCACAGAAGAGAGATGTTAAAGTTGGAATGAGTAATACATTCGGCTTTGGTGGACACAATGCTTGTGTGTTGGTTAAGAAATTAGAGAAGTAA
- a CDS encoding acyl carrier protein, which translates to MSDIASRVKAIIVDKLGVDENEVVAEASFTNDLGADSLDTVELIMEFEKEFDIQIPDDQAENIATVGQAISYIEEAKK; encoded by the coding sequence ATGTCAGACATTGCATCAAGAGTAAAAGCGATTATCGTTGACAAATTAGGTGTTGACGAGAACGAAGTTGTAGCAGAAGCAAGCTTCACTAATGATTTAGGAGCTGATTCACTAGACACTGTTGAGCTTATCATGGAGTTCGAAAAAGAATTCGATATTCAAATTCCAGATGACCAAGCTGAAAACATTGCTACAGTTGGACAAGCTATCTCTTACATAGAAGAAGCTAAAAAGTAA
- a CDS encoding phosphoribosylglycinamide formyltransferase → MKNIALFASGSGTNVENIINYFESKSISNQYLILVNNQNAKVIEKAEKRNLPVLIFDRNMLNDGVVSQKLEQFQPDLIVLAGFLWKFPDDLVKKYPNKVINIHPALLPKYGGKGMYGHHVHTAVVENKEKESGITIHYVNENYDEGAVIFQASTPIEPSYTPEEVGAAVLKLEHLHFPQVIEKLLF, encoded by the coding sequence ATGAAAAATATAGCTCTATTCGCCTCTGGTTCAGGGACTAATGTAGAAAACATTATCAACTACTTTGAAAGCAAGTCTATTTCTAATCAATACCTTATATTGGTTAACAACCAAAATGCTAAGGTAATAGAAAAAGCTGAAAAAAGAAATCTTCCAGTTCTGATTTTTGACAGAAATATGCTAAATGATGGTGTTGTATCTCAAAAATTAGAACAATTTCAACCTGATTTAATTGTATTAGCAGGTTTCTTATGGAAATTTCCCGATGACCTTGTTAAAAAATATCCGAATAAAGTAATTAATATACATCCAGCATTATTGCCGAAATATGGCGGTAAGGGAATGTATGGTCATCACGTACACACTGCAGTCGTAGAAAATAAAGAAAAAGAGTCTGGAATCACTATTCACTATGTAAACGAAAACTACGATGAAGGAGCTGTTATATTCCAAGCTTCTACTCCGATAGAACCTTCCTATACACCAGAAGAAGTAGGCGCAGCTGTACTTAAACTAGAACACCTACACTTCCCACAAGTAATCGAGAAACTACTATTTTAA
- the rnhA gene encoding ribonuclease HI, whose product MNLPQVILYTDGSSRGNPGPGGYGLILEWAGHNVYKEASQGYRKTTNNRMELLAVIVGLEMLKNEGTNVLVVSDSKYVVDAVEKRWVFGWEKKAFKDKKNPDLWQRFLKVYRKHNVQFKWVKGHNNHPMNERCDVLAVKAATGTKLLIDEYYESEEN is encoded by the coding sequence ATGAATTTGCCACAAGTAATACTATATACCGATGGCTCCTCTAGAGGTAACCCTGGTCCTGGTGGATACGGACTGATACTAGAGTGGGCAGGTCATAATGTCTATAAAGAAGCATCCCAAGGATATCGCAAAACTACCAATAACCGCATGGAACTACTAGCGGTGATCGTAGGCTTAGAAATGCTAAAGAACGAAGGCACTAATGTCCTAGTCGTATCGGACTCTAAATATGTGGTAGACGCTGTAGAAAAGAGATGGGTATTCGGATGGGAGAAAAAAGCCTTTAAAGACAAAAAGAACCCCGACTTATGGCAACGCTTTTTAAAAGTATACCGCAAACACAACGTCCAGTTTAAATGGGTAAAAGGACATAACAACCACCCTATGAACGAACGATGTGACGTCCTTGCAGTAAAAGCAGCAACAGGAACTAAATTATTAATAGACGAGTATTACGAGTCTGAAGAAAATTAA
- a CDS encoding suppressor of fused domain protein, whose product MNEFSNDNKQLIHNVTNIVGLSPSVDTFHNHEHAVRIDVLKCQYPLNKDIDIYCTVGVSDSENLIEMRDGSLVNIPVEILMEGNVNSDKWYSIILAAGFSIKVDKNPCQPYTVFKDLIRTYIKDTHLPHLLFVHPYLWEDRLGQMELEDKTVYFLLAVPISDNELAYFTEYGASELCDRLFSSDLDFSDIERPSLM is encoded by the coding sequence ATGAATGAGTTTTCTAATGATAATAAACAACTAATCCATAATGTGACGAATATTGTTGGGCTTTCTCCGAGTGTAGATACATTTCATAATCACGAACATGCTGTGCGTATAGATGTACTAAAGTGTCAATATCCTTTAAATAAAGATATTGATATTTACTGTACTGTTGGGGTGTCGGATAGTGAGAACCTTATAGAGATGAGGGATGGTAGTCTGGTGAATATACCTGTGGAGATACTAATGGAGGGGAATGTGAATTCTGATAAGTGGTATTCTATCATTTTGGCAGCAGGCTTTAGTATAAAAGTGGATAAAAATCCATGTCAACCCTATACTGTATTTAAAGATCTCATTAGAACTTATATAAAAGATACTCATTTACCTCACTTATTATTTGTTCACCCGTATTTATGGGAAGATAGGTTAGGTCAAATGGAATTAGAAGATAAGACAGTATATTTTTTACTAGCTGTACCAATATCAGATAATGAATTAGCATACTTCACAGAATATGGAGCTAGTGAGTTATGCGATAGGTTATTTAGTAGTGACTTAGATTTTTCGGATATAGAGAGACCTTCTCTTATGTAG
- a CDS encoding RDD family protein — translation MKKEYFISINGESQGPYQFSELGQFIISPTTLIWHSELHDWTEARFLREFEVYLQRPMYSTPNYGYNQNVSLVYTRDNQYVILTTPTERIHYRYADFGERFVAGLLDGLILLIPSLFFPFIAGWLYFSLMQSNDGQATIGQKTMKIMLLDCQGQRVTFGQATGRFFARFLSGFIFCIGYFMFFWSDKKQTLHDNLAETLVVTEIRRERL, via the coding sequence ATGAAAAAAGAATACTTTATCTCTATTAATGGCGAAAGTCAGGGGCCATATCAGTTCTCTGAGTTAGGACAGTTTATAATCTCTCCAACTACGCTAATCTGGCATAGTGAATTGCATGATTGGACAGAAGCAAGATTTTTACGAGAGTTTGAGGTGTACCTTCAGAGACCGATGTATAGCACGCCAAATTATGGGTATAATCAAAATGTTAGTTTGGTTTATACTAGGGATAATCAATATGTGATTTTAACTACGCCTACAGAACGAATACACTATCGATACGCTGACTTTGGAGAGCGTTTTGTGGCAGGGTTATTAGATGGTTTGATTCTTTTGATACCGAGCCTCTTTTTTCCATTTATAGCTGGGTGGCTCTATTTTTCTTTAATGCAGAGTAACGATGGGCAAGCGACTATAGGGCAAAAGACGATGAAGATCATGTTGCTTGACTGTCAGGGACAGCGAGTGACTTTTGGTCAGGCTACAGGGCGATTTTTTGCTAGATTCCTATCTGGTTTTATATTCTGTATTGGATATTTTATGTTTTTCTGGTCAGATAAGAAGCAGACTTTACACGATAATCTGGCGGAGACTCTAGTAGTAACAGAGATTCGCAGAGAGAGGCTGTAA
- a CDS encoding DUF1493 family protein, giving the protein MRELTLENVISFLNTDTSRQEKVITENSDIAYNFGYGLDIDDLLISLEDEFGVSFEYFEFDRYFYPEGFEYSLKGCVMMMVNGVLLPFNIVTAILRWVFNVPEQYKPDPNKELCTPRILYEYMIKNKKRG; this is encoded by the coding sequence ATGAGGGAATTGACTTTAGAGAATGTGATATCTTTTTTGAATACTGATACGAGTCGACAAGAAAAGGTGATTACTGAGAACAGTGATATTGCTTATAATTTTGGATACGGTCTTGATATTGATGATTTACTTATTTCGCTAGAAGATGAGTTTGGGGTGAGTTTTGAATATTTTGAATTTGACCGTTATTTTTATCCCGAAGGCTTTGAATATAGTTTAAAGGGATGTGTGATGATGATGGTTAATGGGGTTTTGTTACCTTTTAATATTGTAACGGCTATTTTAAGATGGGTATTTAATGTTCCAGAGCAGTATAAGCCTGATCCTAATAAGGAACTGTGTACGCCTAGAATACTTTATGAGTATATGATTAAGAATAAAAAGAGGGGGTAG